TTATCTCGCGCAGACGGCAAGAGCGATTGCCCAGCATACGGACGATGTCATCGAAGTGGCCAAGCAACCTCTGGCTGGTCTGGTCTTCGAAGTGCAGGAAAACAACAGCAAAAGCGTTTTGCAGAGCCTGGACCTGGTTCGCAGGATGCGTGAGCTTATCAAGACGTCACCCTATTTGCGCAGTTTGGCCTATATCGGCCCGGATGGTCGGCTGATTGAGTCGACCTCCGATCCGTTTTCATCGGGTCTCGATCTTTCCAGCCGCAGCTATTTCAAGATCCATCAAACATCCACGGAGTTGCAACCGCTTGTCGATGGACCCTATCAAAGTCCGTCGGTCAAAGACTGGTTCATTACCCTGTCCCAGCGGATGAACGATGATCGGGGGCAATTTGCCGGCATCATGGTGGCGACCATTGATGTCGAAAGCTTCATCCGGTTTTTCCGGAGTTTCAACATGCTGGACAACGGTGCCTTCGCGATGATGGATGGCGCCGGGCGGGTTCTGGTGCGTGCGCCCCTGGATGCGACGGCCATGGGCACCAGCATTGCCGATTCAGCTTTGTACCGAAACGCTATTTCAACAAGCAACATTGGAAATTTTCAATATACATCACGATTTGACGGCATATTGAGAACCTCTGGCTATTATAAGAGCAGCAATACACAGATCACCGTACTTGTCGCTGTCTCCAAAAAAGCTATTCTTTGGTATTGGATAGACATCAGCAAACCCCGATGGATCTGTTTTATCGTCGCATTGATGGTCGCGTGCGCTTTGGGCATCCGCTTGAGACGGCAATGGGCATTGAAGCGCCGCGACGAGATGATTATTGCCGCACGGGAAGCGGAGTTTCGCTTGATTGCCAATGCCTCATCCGACTTGATCGAAAAACTGGATGACAACGGTATCCGCGAATATGTTTCAGCAGCCGCCAAATCTGTTCTCGGCGTGGAGGCCGATACGATTGTCGGACGCAGCGTGTTGGACGAATACGATGCCGAGGCCCGGCAATACTGGTCAGAGGCGCTGGCCAACATTGCCGCCGGTTCATCAATCGAACGGCTTGTATTCCCGAGGATTAAAAAAACCGGTGAGATCGCCTGGCTGGAAACCGTGATAACCCGGGTTCGCAGCTTCGATATCAGCAGCGGCATGGTTGCCGTAACCAGGGACGTTACAAGTCAAAGGCTTTTGCAGGAAGAGCTGGATCGGCTTGCCAACACGGATGAATTGACGCAGCTTTCCAACAAGCGTCACTTCAACAGGCAGCTGAAAAGTCTTTCCGCCGAAGCACGGATGGTGGGCACTCCGCTGTCACTGCTTGTCGTTGATGTCGATAAATTCAAGCTGTTCAACGATACCTATGGTCATCTGCCGGGTGATAATTGCCTGCGGAAAATTTCGACGGAAATTGCCGCTGCAATCCGTCCCGGAACCGATCTTGCCGCGCGCTACGGTGGAGAGGAAATCGTCATCCTGCTGCCGGGAAAAACCGCAAGCCAGGCACACCAAGTGGGCGAGGAGATCCGCCAACGGATCGCCGCCCTGGAGATAATCCACCAGAAAAACCTGCCCTGGGGTCATGTGACCGTCAGCATCGGCGTGGCAGAACAATCACCTGCGCATGATGAAACAGATGAAGCTCTGTTTGTGAAAGCCGATAAATGCCTCTACACGGCCAAAAACTCCGGTCGCAATAAAGTCGTCTCTTTCGATGAGAATTTGTCAGCCGCGGCGGCCTGAGGCTGTCGCGACTCATTTTCAATATCTTGGGCCTTTGATGCATGTGGGGCATTCAAGTCGAGGATGCACGGGCATCTTCCATAACTTGTTCTGTTATTGTCCCTGCTACCATTCAGCCTTGTGGTGGGCGTGCCAGTGCTTGGCAATATCAAGGCGGGTCGGCGTCCAGACCTTGTCATGGGACAGCACGTAATCCAGAAAACGCTTCAGCGCCGCCGCCCGGCCCGGACGGCCAACCAGTCGGCAATGCAGGCCGACGGACATCATTTTCGGCGCGCCCTCTGCGCCTTCCTGATAGAGCGTATCGAAGGCATCCTTCAGATAGGTGAAAAACTGGTCGCCGGAGTTGAAGCCCTGCGGCGTGGCGAACCGCATGTCATTGGTTTCCAGCGTATAAGGAATGATCAGAAACGGTTTGCCGTTAAGATCCGGCACCCAGAAGGGCAGGTCATCGGAATAATTGTCGGAGGAATAGAGAAAACCGCCCTCCTCCATCACCAGCCGCAGCGTGTTGTCGGAAGGCTTGCCCTGATACATGCCATAGGGGCGCTCCCCCGCCACCTCGGTATGCAGGCGCACCGCTTCCAGAATGTGCTGGCGTTCAATCTCCTCGGGGAAATCCTTATATTCCAGCCAGCGATAGCCGTGGCTGGCGATTTCCCACCCCGCCTCCTTCATCGCCGCCACCGCGTCCGGGTTGCGGGCCATGGCCAGCGTGACGCCATACACCGTCACCGGTATATTGAGGGCCGTAAACATCCGGTGCAACCGCCAGAAACCAGCACGCGACCCATATTCATAGATGGATTCCATGTTCAGGTTGCGCTGGCCGGGCCATGCCGCCGCACCAACGATTTCCGACAGCAGATTTTCGGAGGCCGGGTCGCCGTCGAGAATGCAACTCTCCCCACCCTCCTCATAATTGATGACGAACTGCACCGCCACACGCGCCTCTCCCGGCCAGCGGGGATCGGGGGTGCGGCGACCATAACCGATGAGATCGCGGGGATAGGTTTCACTCTGCATAGCCGTTACCTTCTGGTCTTGTGACAAGAAACGGTAAGCAACCCTGCCCTTTTTGTCGAGAGGGCATACAGCATCGTGAGATCAGGCGATCTTGCGCGCCGAGACCCGCCCCATCGGATGCAGTGAATGCACCACCAGTGGCGCACCCGGCTCACGCTCGATAAACAGCGCCAGATTGGCAAACACGACAGGGTTTTGCAGCAGCGGCGCGAAATAGTGAGTCGCCGCCTGATGCAGGCGATCGCGGTGGCTGAGCGGCAAAGGCCCGGTCAAGGGCATGTAGAAACGGTATTCGTCCAGCACATGCGGATCGCCCCAGCGGTAAAGATTGGCAAATTGCGGCGCGCTGAGCCGTTCGGGCGCCATGCGTTCAATTTCGGCATCGCTGAGCGGCGCGCGGAACCGGTCGAAATTCTGTACCACCAGCGCCGCCACCCGGTCTAACTGGTTGGACGGATGTGTCAAAGTCAGACCGCAGAAATCACCGAGCTTCGCCACTTCCAGTCCCGGCAGTGCGAAAGGTTCGACAATGCCGGCGAAATGCATCAGTTCACGCAGCAACTGGGCTTCGCTGACCTCAGGATGTAAGGCAAACGGCGCTTTCAGGCAGCCATGGAACCCATTTCGACGCGGCAAGGCCGTATGAAAGGCAATCTCGTGCAGGCCAAGCCCTGCCAGCCCCGGATGTTCGACCGGCTCATCGGAATAGACATTGCGTCCCAGCCAGCTGGCGGCTGCAAGCGACAGCGGGTCACGCGCAGAGGGTGTATAGCAAATTGAATATCGCATGCGGGTGACCTCCGGCAGCGACGAGCGTCTGCAAAGACGCGCCAGGAACGCTGCAAATCTTATAATGACTGCATTACGGCATGCTCGACCAAACTGATCCTGTCACACGCATCCTTAAACCCGATGGATTTGTAGATTTATGCAACGCATTCAAATCGGTACAACGCCTTGCCTGCATTCTGCCAAACGCATGGCGCTGTCATGCAAAACAATCGAATCGACCATGACCGATAGCCCGCATGCGCAGTCAGATAGGGGATTTGCATGACACTATGACGAAAGTGACCGAGCATCAGGTTCACTTTTTACGCGAGATCACAGGAGGGTGATGAGAAGCGACCTCGGATTACGCAAGGCTCGACGCTTGAAATATTTTTAAAAGCAATATCAAGGCCGGTTTATCAACCGACCGGGTTTTCCAACGGTGGTTCCAAGGCTTTATCAGCAATACGGGAGGCGATCTGCAGATGATGGGCAAGCGTGAAACCATCAGGCATATCCGTCTCGCCACCGAAAATCGGCTGTAACGCCTGCTGCGCCAAGCTATGCGCCAGCCCGAAACTGATCTTGAAGCCACCGGTCAGCGCAATCAGCCTGGGATGATCGGGATGCGGCCCCACCATGGGATCCCGGTCTATCGACTTGGGCCGCAGTCCGGCCCAGCGCTCCACCACCGGGGCATCCCCCAGCATCGGCACCAGCCGGCGGGCCTTGGCAATCAGGGTTTCAAGCTGGTCGTCGGTGGTCAGGGGCGCATCCCAGCGATTTTCGCTGGTGCTGCCAATCGCCACATGCCCACCTTCATGCGGCACGGCATAGACGCCATCCAGAT
The Allorhizobium ampelinum S4 genome window above contains:
- a CDS encoding sensor domain-containing diguanylate cyclase; translated protein: MNVMHIASKNPAQHLVIAGGLAIFLALTIWSEVANWTAQVSRMNSYLAQTARAIAQHTDDVIEVAKQPLAGLVFEVQENNSKSVLQSLDLVRRMRELIKTSPYLRSLAYIGPDGRLIESTSDPFSSGLDLSSRSYFKIHQTSTELQPLVDGPYQSPSVKDWFITLSQRMNDDRGQFAGIMVATIDVESFIRFFRSFNMLDNGAFAMMDGAGRVLVRAPLDATAMGTSIADSALYRNAISTSNIGNFQYTSRFDGILRTSGYYKSSNTQITVLVAVSKKAILWYWIDISKPRWICFIVALMVACALGIRLRRQWALKRRDEMIIAAREAEFRLIANASSDLIEKLDDNGIREYVSAAAKSVLGVEADTIVGRSVLDEYDAEARQYWSEALANIAAGSSIERLVFPRIKKTGEIAWLETVITRVRSFDISSGMVAVTRDVTSQRLLQEELDRLANTDELTQLSNKRHFNRQLKSLSAEARMVGTPLSLLVVDVDKFKLFNDTYGHLPGDNCLRKISTEIAAAIRPGTDLAARYGGEEIVILLPGKTASQAHQVGEEIRQRIAALEIIHQKNLPWGHVTVSIGVAEQSPAHDETDEALFVKADKCLYTAKNSGRNKVVSFDENLSAAAA
- the puuE gene encoding allantoinase PuuE, with the translated sequence MQSETYPRDLIGYGRRTPDPRWPGEARVAVQFVINYEEGGESCILDGDPASENLLSEIVGAAAWPGQRNLNMESIYEYGSRAGFWRLHRMFTALNIPVTVYGVTLAMARNPDAVAAMKEAGWEIASHGYRWLEYKDFPEEIERQHILEAVRLHTEVAGERPYGMYQGKPSDNTLRLVMEEGGFLYSSDNYSDDLPFWVPDLNGKPFLIIPYTLETNDMRFATPQGFNSGDQFFTYLKDAFDTLYQEGAEGAPKMMSVGLHCRLVGRPGRAAALKRFLDYVLSHDKVWTPTRLDIAKHWHAHHKAEW
- a CDS encoding DUF1045 domain-containing protein, producing the protein MRYSICYTPSARDPLSLAAASWLGRNVYSDEPVEHPGLAGLGLHEIAFHTALPRRNGFHGCLKAPFALHPEVSEAQLLRELMHFAGIVEPFALPGLEVAKLGDFCGLTLTHPSNQLDRVAALVVQNFDRFRAPLSDAEIERMAPERLSAPQFANLYRWGDPHVLDEYRFYMPLTGPLPLSHRDRLHQAATHYFAPLLQNPVVFANLALFIEREPGAPLVVHSLHPMGRVSARKIA